Proteins encoded by one window of Sulfurospirillum barnesii SES-3:
- a CDS encoding PepSY-associated TM helix domain-containing protein → MQKKVWFYVHWFLGLFAGTVLVIVGLSGAVLSYEKEIFEMINKESLVVTVREQERLTPEALLEAFAMAKPNATPSAITLFSDPKASASISVQGQGGGRNTMVYYMNPYTGELLPELKGRQFFRATLDLHRRLMLSEVGKQLVGASTIGLIILCFSGVYLYWGSIRRSLKKSLSINFKAKGRGFLYQLHSASSLWMFPFLVFISLTGLFWSYDWYRASLYTMAGVEMPKKGMHHGQKKMPKQAESLTEVKSIQKPVAVEGVTQAWSFFESTLSKPYAYATLRLPSSKGVYEFTYMDENAPHSQAINMLSVQMKDLKVLSHTRYEDKGVGEQILTSMLPLHSGEFFGWGGRIVIFLASLGMLLFALTGVILYINRRKKLHKKFLKPTP, encoded by the coding sequence ATGCAAAAGAAGGTATGGTTTTATGTGCATTGGTTTTTAGGGCTTTTTGCAGGAACTGTTTTGGTTATTGTGGGGCTTAGTGGGGCAGTGCTCTCTTATGAAAAAGAGATTTTTGAGATGATAAATAAAGAGAGTTTAGTGGTTACGGTACGTGAACAAGAACGCCTTACGCCAGAAGCCCTTTTAGAAGCATTTGCAATGGCTAAACCCAATGCTACGCCCAGCGCAATCACTCTTTTCTCAGACCCAAAAGCGTCTGCTTCCATTAGTGTGCAAGGTCAGGGTGGGGGAAGAAATACGATGGTGTATTACATGAACCCTTACACAGGTGAATTACTCCCTGAGCTCAAAGGGCGTCAATTTTTCAGAGCTACATTGGATTTACACCGTCGCTTAATGCTATCAGAAGTGGGAAAACAATTGGTTGGGGCATCAACCATTGGGCTTATTATTCTTTGTTTCTCTGGGGTATATTTGTATTGGGGAAGTATTCGAAGAAGCCTTAAAAAGAGTCTTAGCATTAATTTTAAAGCCAAAGGCAGAGGCTTTTTGTATCAGTTGCATAGCGCTTCTTCTTTATGGATGTTTCCCTTTTTAGTGTTCATTTCTCTTACGGGGCTTTTTTGGTCGTACGATTGGTATAGAGCCTCTTTGTATACTATGGCAGGCGTTGAAATGCCCAAAAAAGGGATGCATCATGGACAAAAAAAGATGCCCAAACAAGCTGAGTCTCTAACGGAAGTAAAAAGCATTCAAAAGCCAGTTGCTGTGGAGGGTGTAACGCAAGCATGGAGTTTTTTTGAATCGACATTATCCAAGCCTTATGCCTATGCTACACTGCGTCTACCTTCTTCTAAAGGGGTGTATGAGTTTACTTATATGGATGAAAATGCTCCCCATTCACAGGCGATAAATATGCTTAGTGTCCAGATGAAAGATTTAAAAGTACTCTCGCATACACGCTACGAAGATAAAGGAGTGGGAGAACAAATTTTGACGAGTATGTTACCGCTTCACAGTGGAGAATTTTTTGGATGGGGTGGAAGAATCGTGATTTTCTTAGCCAGTTTAGGGATGCTCTTATTTGCTCTAACAGGCGTTATACTTTATATCAATAGACGTAAAAAACTACACAAAAAGTTTTTAAAACCAACACCATAA
- a CDS encoding energy transducer TonB — translation MSPFMYKIAQGNAEGRALFLSFVLHVSVIGFYLLFMEQTTTHLMSSKAIVIEISNIERIAPKPEIPTPPQPEPMVEQVKPIEPPKPIEPVVKPIEKPKPKPKPLEEPKAFQEKVMEQPVEYSIPQTTPVAHPVSNASATTPMTPSSTSAEAYERTDFEIIRDKVLSRLIYPSVARRMGWNGVVHIALLIDTDGRLVSATIHKSSNRTSLDEAALEAALKLQGVQLPKPKSLSTVILPIAFKLR, via the coding sequence ATGTCGCCGTTCATGTATAAGATAGCACAGGGAAATGCTGAGGGAAGAGCACTGTTTCTCTCTTTTGTTTTACATGTAAGTGTGATAGGATTCTACCTTCTTTTTATGGAGCAGACGACAACGCACCTTATGTCAAGTAAGGCGATTGTGATTGAGATTTCAAATATTGAACGTATAGCACCAAAGCCAGAAATACCAACACCTCCGCAACCTGAGCCGATGGTGGAACAGGTCAAACCCATTGAGCCTCCTAAGCCCATTGAACCTGTGGTAAAACCAATAGAAAAACCAAAACCAAAGCCAAAACCTCTAGAAGAGCCCAAAGCGTTTCAAGAAAAGGTGATGGAACAACCCGTGGAGTACTCTATACCCCAAACGACCCCTGTCGCACACCCTGTAAGCAATGCTTCTGCTACAACTCCTATGACACCAAGTTCTACCAGTGCGGAGGCGTATGAGCGTACTGATTTTGAAATTATCCGTGATAAAGTGCTCTCTCGTTTAATTTATCCAAGTGTCGCACGCCGTATGGGATGGAATGGGGTGGTTCATATTGCTTTGCTTATTGATACGGATGGAAGGCTTGTTAGTGCTACGATTCATAAAAGTTCTAATAGAACGAGTTTAGATGAAGCGGCACTTGAAGCTGCTCTAAAACTTCAAGGCGTGCAATTGCCAAAACCAAAAAGCTTGAGTACGGTTATTCTTCCCATCGCCTTTAAACTGCGTTAA
- the hemP gene encoding hemin uptake protein HemP, whose product MSKQKVVDSKYLFGEDKIIKIVHNGVEYVLRITKDDKLILTK is encoded by the coding sequence ATGAGTAAGCAAAAAGTTGTGGATTCTAAGTATTTGTTTGGGGAAGATAAGATTATTAAAATTGTCCATAATGGCGTAGAGTATGTGCTTCGTATCACCAAAGATGACAAGCTTATTTTGACAAAATAG
- a CDS encoding biopolymer transporter ExbD: MKSLKRVEGINVVPLIDIMLVLLTIVLTVSSFIALGKIEISLPQASNFSKVEPKFYEIGITADHQFFINGEAVVREDLHVKFETLSKEDSVAISADKMAAYEDFIYIIDLLKAKEIEKIGMVVNKNE, translated from the coding sequence ATGAAATCATTAAAGCGGGTTGAGGGAATTAATGTCGTTCCATTAATTGACATTATGCTGGTTTTATTGACCATTGTTTTAACGGTTTCTTCGTTTATTGCTTTAGGTAAAATAGAAATTTCTCTCCCACAAGCAAGCAATTTTAGCAAGGTAGAGCCAAAATTTTATGAAATTGGCATTACCGCAGATCATCAGTTTTTTATTAATGGCGAAGCCGTTGTGCGTGAAGATTTACATGTAAAGTTTGAAACGCTTAGCAAAGAAGATTCTGTAGCGATTAGTGCCGATAAAATGGCAGCGTATGAAGATTTTATTTATATTATTGATTTACTCAAAGCCAAAGAAATTGAAAAAATTGGCATGGTGGTAAATAAAAATGAGTAA
- the exbB gene encoding TonB-system energizer ExbB — MENIKLAVDYGALGILFLMSILVVGYSIERYFFFKSLHVNTYRTKSSLERDVSKNLTIISLMGSNAPYVGLLGTVGGIMVVFYDIGMSGGALDTSKVIVGLALALKVTAAGLIVAIPATMIYGGFMRKVDVAISEWEDEIIKAG, encoded by the coding sequence ATGGAAAATATTAAATTAGCGGTAGATTATGGGGCGTTAGGAATTTTATTTCTAATGAGCATTTTGGTTGTGGGGTATAGTATTGAGCGATACTTCTTTTTTAAGTCTTTACATGTAAACACATACAGAACAAAAAGTAGCCTTGAGCGGGATGTTTCAAAAAACCTTACCATCATTTCATTGATGGGCTCAAACGCCCCTTATGTTGGGCTTTTAGGAACGGTTGGTGGCATTATGGTTGTTTTTTATGACATTGGAATGAGTGGTGGAGCGCTTGACACCTCTAAAGTTATTGTAGGACTTGCTCTTGCTTTGAAGGTCACTGCGGCGGGTTTGATTGTGGCGATTCCTGCAACCATGATTTACGGCGGATTTATGCGTAAAGTCGATGTGGCGATAAGTGAGTGGGAAGATGAAATCATTAAAGCGGGTTGA
- a CDS encoding MFS transporter, with product MKEMKTLMIVNVLCVAAMMAFLAVVGPIIRALKMEEWHAGLTVALAGVIWVVMARYWGKKSDRIGRKPVLLLGVLGVGFSYLLLAVFIDYALVNVPTLLLSLVMLVCVRGLIGLFYAAIPAVSSALIADKVDAKNRTGYMAKLGASNGIGMILGPALGGFLAVYGLHVPLYTFAILPIIAAFLVYKTIPKTPKHHVEEIPHPKWSDVRLRLPMIAAFLTMYSVITSQVCLGFFILDTLALEANETAKVTGIILSLLGICFIVAQVLVSKIKGCSPHTWLRLGGSIAALGYVLISLSHTVIPLGLGFCIATFGMGFIFPAFQALAANNVSELEQGAAAGTVSSAQGMGMIVGPMVSTLLYKIDPIVPFVFAAIAFALLVLFASRKVQVESEPSLV from the coding sequence ATGAAAGAGATGAAAACGTTAATGATTGTAAATGTGTTATGTGTAGCGGCAATGATGGCATTTTTAGCGGTTGTTGGACCGATTATTCGAGCACTTAAAATGGAAGAGTGGCATGCGGGTCTCACGGTGGCTCTTGCAGGGGTTATTTGGGTGGTGATGGCACGGTATTGGGGAAAAAAGAGTGATAGAATAGGGCGAAAGCCTGTTTTATTGTTAGGGGTTTTAGGGGTAGGGTTTTCCTATTTGCTCTTAGCTGTTTTTATTGATTATGCGCTTGTAAATGTGCCAACCCTGCTTCTCTCTTTGGTAATGCTGGTGTGTGTCAGAGGCTTAATCGGTCTTTTTTATGCCGCAATTCCTGCGGTTTCAAGTGCCTTAATTGCCGATAAAGTCGATGCGAAAAACCGTACAGGGTATATGGCAAAATTAGGTGCGTCTAATGGCATTGGTATGATTTTAGGACCAGCTCTTGGAGGATTTTTAGCGGTGTACGGCTTACACGTGCCTCTTTATACCTTTGCTATTTTGCCTATCATTGCGGCATTTTTAGTCTATAAGACGATTCCTAAAACACCTAAACATCATGTTGAGGAGATTCCCCATCCAAAATGGAGTGATGTGAGGCTGCGTTTGCCGATGATTGCGGCATTTTTAACGATGTACAGTGTGATTACCTCTCAGGTCTGCTTAGGATTTTTTATTTTAGATACTCTAGCGTTAGAGGCAAATGAAACGGCAAAGGTGACAGGTATTATTTTATCACTGCTGGGGATTTGCTTTATTGTGGCGCAAGTACTTGTCTCCAAAATCAAAGGATGTAGCCCTCACACGTGGTTGCGTCTGGGTGGAAGTATCGCAGCGCTTGGTTATGTCTTGATTTCATTAAGCCATACGGTGATTCCTTTAGGACTTGGATTTTGTATCGCTACATTTGGAATGGGATTTATTTTCCCTGCCTTTCAAGCACTTGCTGCCAATAATGTTAGTGAGCTAGAACAAGGTGCTGCTGCTGGAACGGTCTCTTCAGCGCAAGGGATGGGAATGATTGTAGGACCGATGGTTAGCACTTTATTATATAAAATTGACCCCATTGTTCCTTTTGTTTTTGCTGCCATTGCCTTTGCGCTTTTAGTTTTGTTTGCGTCGAGAAAAGTGCAGGTTGAATCAGAGCCCTCTTTGGTCTAG
- a CDS encoding MFS transporter → MKSSHIPLRHKSLLLNLYVSQYLGLGFFMEALVAILRKSGIPLEQLGLIYFLGLFMIFRFLWAPLIDKVRFKRFGHYRTWLFIWQSLMVLSLLHVSRFDVLTQLQPLLIGCAFFAFFAASQDIAVDALAYKIVLAKDRGMVNALKIGGGLIGMFIGGGLVLIVYEHFGWFYAMLILCAGTATSLVQLLFFKEPHAIYTVKSHEPSWRDFYRFWRGQQKRRWFMLLLAYPVCISGAYGLMTPILVDAGWRLDHIGLNISMFGSLLGIVGAFGAGWLIERFGRRVILIWTPFAQSIGVLFLLLPALGYAHFGFSMLAIGSVMFLYSPSATVLSTLMMDHVEHSPALEYAMQHCVFSFSGILSAGVAMSLAGKFGYINVIVATSLIAVATSLFAWYVSGEVVVKDEQTTHVECIG, encoded by the coding sequence ATGAAAAGCTCACACATCCCACTGCGACACAAATCTTTGTTACTCAATCTCTATGTTTCTCAGTATTTAGGACTGGGTTTTTTTATGGAGGCTTTGGTGGCTATTTTGCGTAAAAGTGGGATTCCCTTAGAGCAGTTGGGTCTTATTTATTTTTTAGGGCTTTTTATGATATTTCGTTTTTTATGGGCACCTTTAATCGATAAAGTACGCTTTAAACGCTTTGGGCATTATCGAACGTGGCTTTTTATTTGGCAGAGTTTGATGGTGCTTAGCCTTTTACATGTAAGCCGTTTTGATGTACTCACACAGCTTCAGCCACTTTTAATTGGATGTGCCTTTTTTGCCTTTTTTGCGGCATCACAAGACATTGCTGTGGATGCGTTGGCCTATAAAATTGTTTTGGCAAAAGATCGAGGCATGGTCAATGCCCTCAAAATTGGGGGCGGACTTATTGGCATGTTTATTGGTGGGGGATTGGTGTTGATTGTCTATGAGCATTTTGGTTGGTTTTACGCCATGCTCATTTTATGTGCAGGTACGGCAACTTCGCTTGTACAACTGCTTTTTTTTAAAGAGCCACATGCCATTTATACTGTTAAATCGCATGAACCTTCATGGCGGGATTTTTATCGTTTTTGGAGAGGTCAGCAGAAACGTCGTTGGTTTATGCTTTTGTTGGCGTATCCTGTGTGTATCAGTGGTGCGTATGGATTAATGACGCCAATTTTAGTGGATGCAGGATGGCGGTTGGATCATATTGGGCTTAATATTAGTATGTTTGGTTCTTTATTGGGCATTGTGGGTGCCTTTGGTGCGGGATGGCTGATTGAGCGGTTTGGTCGAAGGGTGATTTTGATTTGGACACCGTTTGCGCAGAGTATTGGTGTTTTGTTTTTGCTTTTGCCCGCTTTGGGGTATGCGCATTTTGGTTTTAGTATGTTAGCCATTGGTTCGGTGATGTTTCTTTACAGCCCCTCAGCGACGGTACTTTCAACACTGATGATGGATCATGTGGAGCATTCACCTGCTTTAGAGTATGCGATGCAACACTGTGTGTTTAGTTTTTCAGGGATTCTCTCCGCAGGTGTTGCCATGAGTTTAGCGGGAAAATTTGGTTATATCAATGTTATTGTGGCGACTTCACTGATAGCTGTAGCAACAAGCCTTTTCGCATGGTATGTCAGCGGTGAAGTGGTCGTAAAAGATGAACAGACAACGCATGTAGAATGCATAGGATAA
- a CDS encoding ABC transporter ATP-binding protein, which produces MSQKEQHYAPLQKVFALSVELAGDYASGYKRSLALFTGAFIAQGIAFCLFYPLLKALFAPTFVLGDVLFWFAWMGLFSLLFCVLKWMGHDFDYSGYIAEVTHDLRTKLGSALRNMPQEELSRYKTGELNAIFSSNVDESVIHMGVVASLFLQITVVPLVVLVVSFFIEWRLSLVMLCFIPMVIPLYVWKRRASIVEKSEFNEANASLEAGFIEYVQGLPVLRALNQTGKNAQNLSEAILHVKCVQGRGIDVSTLPMLLMGILIEVTLLVLLGAGSYLVDESLLALPSLAAMLVIVSRLSEPLSLFLGVIPMFDLMDSAFLHIKSILNTKPLECKEPHEVPRTFDIDVENVDFSYQGEREKALKNVSLCFKERTLNAIVGTSGSGKTTLIKLLMRYADPQAGVIRIGGADIRTMENDALMKYFSVVFQDVYLFDDTILNNIRMGRADATDAEVEEAAKAAFCHEFIARLPLGYHTPIGDIGGSLSGGERQRISIARAILKNAPIVILDEPTAALDTQSEVAVQKAIDALMHDKTIIVIAHRLSTISGADTIFVFHEGYLVEEGTHESLVGQKGKYHAMWSAQQRIKAWNIAS; this is translated from the coding sequence ATGAGTCAAAAGGAACAGCATTACGCACCGCTTCAAAAAGTCTTTGCTCTTTCTGTTGAGTTAGCAGGGGATTATGCCAGTGGGTATAAACGCAGTTTAGCTCTTTTTACAGGAGCATTCATTGCACAAGGCATTGCCTTTTGCCTTTTTTATCCTCTGCTGAAAGCACTCTTTGCTCCGACATTTGTGCTGGGTGATGTACTTTTTTGGTTTGCTTGGATGGGACTTTTTAGCCTTCTTTTTTGCGTTTTGAAGTGGATGGGGCATGATTTTGACTACTCAGGTTACATCGCTGAAGTCACGCACGATTTGCGTACAAAGCTAGGAAGTGCGCTTCGAAACATGCCTCAAGAAGAGCTTAGTCGGTATAAAACAGGTGAACTCAACGCTATTTTTTCGAGCAATGTTGATGAATCGGTGATTCATATGGGTGTGGTTGCTTCTTTATTTTTGCAAATTACCGTTGTGCCATTGGTGGTGTTAGTGGTGAGTTTTTTTATCGAATGGCGACTCTCTTTGGTGATGCTTTGTTTTATTCCAATGGTGATTCCACTTTATGTGTGGAAACGCCGTGCGAGCATTGTTGAAAAGAGTGAGTTTAATGAAGCAAATGCAAGTTTAGAAGCAGGATTTATCGAGTATGTGCAAGGACTTCCTGTGCTTCGTGCGCTTAATCAAACAGGCAAAAATGCTCAAAATCTGAGTGAAGCAATTTTACATGTAAAGTGTGTTCAAGGCAGGGGGATTGATGTTTCGACGTTGCCGATGCTTCTTATGGGGATTTTGATTGAAGTGACGCTCTTGGTGCTTTTAGGTGCAGGGAGTTACTTGGTTGATGAGAGTCTTTTAGCGCTTCCGAGTTTAGCAGCAATGTTGGTTATCGTCTCTCGTTTGAGTGAACCCTTGTCCCTCTTTTTGGGTGTAATCCCAATGTTTGACTTGATGGACAGTGCATTTTTGCATATCAAATCTATTTTAAACACCAAACCTTTAGAATGCAAAGAACCGCATGAGGTACCTCGAACCTTTGATATTGACGTTGAAAATGTAGATTTTAGTTATCAAGGCGAGCGTGAAAAAGCGCTGAAGAATGTCAGTTTGTGTTTTAAAGAGCGTACACTAAACGCCATTGTTGGAACCTCAGGCTCTGGTAAAACCACACTGATAAAGCTTTTGATGCGTTATGCTGATCCTCAAGCTGGTGTGATTCGCATTGGGGGAGCGGACATTCGTACGATGGAAAATGATGCGTTAATGAAGTATTTTTCTGTGGTCTTTCAGGATGTGTATCTTTTTGACGACACAATTTTAAACAACATTCGAATGGGTAGAGCTGATGCCACGGATGCGGAGGTGGAAGAGGCGGCAAAAGCGGCGTTTTGCCATGAGTTTATTGCTCGTTTACCGTTGGGGTATCATACGCCTATTGGCGACATTGGGGGAAGTTTAAGTGGGGGAGAGAGGCAACGCATTAGCATCGCACGAGCGATTTTGAAAAATGCGCCGATTGTCATTTTAGATGAACCAACAGCAGCCCTTGATACCCAAAGTGAAGTGGCAGTACAAAAGGCGATTGATGCGTTGATGCATGATAAAACCATTATCGTTATTGCGCATCGTCTCTCTACCATTAGCGGTGCCGATACGATTTTTGTTTTCCACGAAGGGTATTTGGTGGAAGAGGGTACGCATGAAAGTTTGGTTGGACAAAAAGGAAAATACCATGCGATGTGGAGTGCCCAACAACGCATTAAAGCGTGGAATATTGCTTCATGA
- a CDS encoding ABC transporter ATP-binding protein, with protein MQEEKRGLWAIMAPVQKEIQTAILLSVLGGALLVVDMALLAYVMNIPLHESVLFLGLHVSFWGAFSLLGMIAIGSFWFSKYAFLVSHHGAFKLEEILRKRLIEHLAQIPLGHIVSTGSGALKKVLLDDVKNLHAFVADSTPMIGKSIATPIVSLIALVFIDWRLALASIAVLVIGGAIMGIVMQDSVEHRKNYDASQEQINRSVIEFVQAMGVVRTFDDGSSSFKRYSNALLRYKECLKAWIDETAMSAKFGMMILSPMPTLLVVGGVGSYFIANHSLNFAPFIAALLISTGMADAMMPLMWMSNFIKKSQASANRIQEILSIAPLSYPAQTLIPNDASVVFENVSFGYEKNGHYALQSISFEVPAGGVTALIGPSGAGKSTVAKLIPRFWDVNEGRILVGGVDVRSMDAEVLMEHVSFVFQDTFLFYNTLKANIKMANPQASDDAVIEAAKAAQIHDFIMSLPQGYDTLAGDRGTRLSGGQKQRLTIARAILRNAPIVVLDEATAFADPENEEEIVKALANLTRNKTVIIIAHRLSTIKDVDHIIVFDEGRIKESGKHEALLAEQGLYASLWANYEKAQHWDLRAAKEIA; from the coding sequence ATGCAAGAAGAAAAAAGGGGGCTATGGGCGATCATGGCTCCCGTTCAAAAAGAGATACAAACAGCCATTCTCCTCTCTGTTTTAGGAGGAGCGTTGTTGGTGGTGGATATGGCACTTTTGGCGTATGTGATGAATATACCTTTGCATGAAAGCGTGCTGTTTTTAGGTTTACATGTAAGTTTTTGGGGAGCATTTAGTCTTTTAGGCATGATTGCCATAGGTTCGTTTTGGTTTTCTAAATACGCCTTTTTAGTTTCCCATCACGGAGCCTTTAAGCTCGAAGAGATTTTGCGCAAGAGGCTGATTGAGCATTTGGCACAAATTCCTTTGGGGCATATTGTTAGTACGGGCTCAGGAGCACTGAAAAAAGTGCTCTTAGATGATGTTAAAAACCTGCACGCCTTTGTGGCAGATAGCACTCCGATGATTGGTAAAAGTATTGCTACGCCGATTGTTTCCTTGATAGCTCTTGTGTTCATTGATTGGCGTTTGGCATTGGCAAGCATTGCTGTTTTGGTCATTGGCGGTGCGATTATGGGCATTGTGATGCAAGATTCCGTCGAACATCGCAAAAACTATGATGCTTCGCAAGAGCAGATTAATCGCTCTGTGATTGAGTTTGTCCAAGCGATGGGTGTGGTAAGAACGTTTGATGATGGAAGCAGTTCGTTTAAGCGCTATAGCAATGCCCTATTACGTTACAAAGAGTGCCTCAAAGCGTGGATTGATGAGACGGCGATGTCTGCTAAATTTGGGATGATGATTTTAAGTCCGATGCCAACGCTATTGGTCGTTGGGGGTGTGGGAAGTTATTTTATTGCAAACCACTCTCTTAACTTTGCGCCGTTTATTGCTGCTTTGCTCATCAGTACAGGAATGGCAGATGCCATGATGCCCCTCATGTGGATGAGCAATTTCATCAAAAAATCGCAAGCTTCCGCCAACCGCATTCAAGAGATACTTTCCATTGCGCCATTATCTTATCCTGCTCAAACTTTGATTCCAAACGATGCGAGTGTTGTGTTTGAGAATGTCAGTTTTGGCTATGAAAAGAATGGTCATTATGCCTTACAATCCATTAGTTTTGAAGTGCCAGCAGGTGGTGTAACCGCACTTATTGGCCCATCAGGTGCTGGTAAAAGTACGGTTGCAAAGTTGATTCCTCGTTTTTGGGATGTCAATGAGGGGCGCATTTTAGTGGGAGGTGTTGATGTGCGAAGCATGGATGCTGAGGTATTGATGGAGCACGTCTCCTTTGTTTTTCAAGATACTTTTTTGTTTTACAATACCTTAAAAGCAAATATCAAAATGGCAAATCCACAGGCGAGTGATGATGCGGTCATAGAAGCAGCCAAAGCAGCGCAAATCCATGATTTTATTATGAGTTTGCCTCAAGGCTACGATACGTTGGCAGGCGATAGAGGTACAAGGCTCTCAGGCGGTCAAAAGCAACGTCTCACCATTGCACGTGCCATTTTACGTAATGCGCCCATTGTTGTTTTAGATGAGGCGACAGCGTTTGCTGATCCTGAGAATGAAGAAGAAATTGTTAAAGCGCTTGCCAATTTAACAAGAAATAAGACGGTTATTATTATTGCGCATCGACTCTCTACGATTAAAGATGTGGATCATATTATTGTGTTTGATGAGGGGCGTATTAAGGAGAGTGGAAAGCATGAAGCGCTTTTAGCTGAACAAGGGCTTTATGCTTCGCTTTGGGCAAATTACGAAAAAGCGCAACATTGGGATTTACGTGCCGCAAAGGAGATTGCATGA